A section of the Amblyomma americanum isolate KBUSLIRL-KWMA chromosome 2, ASM5285725v1, whole genome shotgun sequence genome encodes:
- the LOC144119769 gene encoding uncharacterized protein LOC144119769 produces MACGNQHSLDSTSTAAMIAMQVPLLLALAVSSFAGYAPYNNYRVSYGLGSAYGAYPLHTAPAVESYRATSAVVPSYKAVVASAPAALSYHGSALPAVSRVQTYHAVPAVRAAVAAVPSYATYQTDPAITRVYQAAPAVYHSAGVYQSSPAVTTVSRVTPVGTYHPAPAVATVAATPAFATYRSAPVLTRQYHSAPLFASSFRTDAALPAVGKVATYQTGPAFSTYRSAPALTHVYQTAPVLTAAPAIATAVHAVPSVATYKAAPAVTGVYHAAPVVASAPVSTLTAVHAVPALSAVHRAPVVTTVHAATGVSRVTKADPFHALEHHTVHTSPVVSSVAHAPVSTVAHLPGYGYGVGALRYTQGLPVYGHNYGYGLDAFGYTAKIHKKK; encoded by the exons ATGGCATGCGGGAACCAGCACTCTCTAGACAGCACGAGCACAGCAGCCATGATCGCA ATGCAAGTACCTCTACTCCTGGCCTTGGCCGTCAGCTCCTTTGCCGGCTACGCCCCTTACAACAACTACCGCGTGAGCTATGGACTCGGCTCTGCTTACGGAGCGTACCCACTTCACACGGCTCCAGCTGTCGAGTCCTACCGCGCCACTTCTGCCGTCGTTCCTTCCTACAAGGCGGTCGTCGCTTCTGCGCCAGCAGCTCTATCTTACCACGGCTCCGCACTGCCTGCCGTTTCGCGCGTGCAAACATACCATGCTGTCCCTGCGGTCCGCGCCGCTGTAGCTGCTGTGCCTTCATACGCCACCTACCAAACAGATCCGGCTATCACACGCGTCTACCAGGCGGCACCGGCTGTCTACCACTCTGCAGGAGTCTACCAATCTTCTCCAGCCGTCACCACCGTATCAAGGGTGACGCCGGTGGGCACTTACCATCCAGCTCCAGCTGTTGCCACAGTCGCTGCCACCCCAGCCTTTGCCACCTACCGTTCGGCACCGGTGCTCACCCGCCAGTACCACAGCGCTCCCCTCTTCGCTTCCTCTTTTCGTACCGACGCTGCTCTCCCCGCTGTTGGCAAAGTGGCCACCTATCAGACCGGGCCGGCTTTCTCTACGTATCGTAGTGCACCCGCTCTGACTCACGTCTACCAGACTGCCCCAGTTCTTACTGCTGCGCCAGCCATCGCCACCGCAGTCCACGCCGTGCCCTCCGTGGCTACGTACAAGGCTGCACCAGCTGTCACTGGGGTCTACCATGCCGCTCCTGTGGTGGCCTCTGCTCCAGTCTCCACTCTTACTGCTGTGCACGCTGTCCCAGCGTTGTCCGCCGTTCATCGGGCACCGGTTGTAACAACCGTACACGCGGCCACTGGAGTCTCCAGGGTGACCAAGGCTGACCCcttccatgcattggagcacCACACCGTCCACACGTCTCCTGTGGTTTCCAGCGTTGCCCACGCCCCTGTTTCGACCGTCGCCCACCTACCAGGCTACGGATACGGTGTCGGAGCCCTGCGTTACACCCAGGGCCTGCCTGTGTACGGCCACAACTACGGCTATGGTCTTGATGCTTTTGGCTACACTGCCAAGattcacaaaaagaaat aA
- the LOC144121424 gene encoding uncharacterized protein LOC144121424: protein MFRACIVLALATSAFAGFLHGNVHGSYAFGQGAGLTSYGLSHGIGYSGLTGFGVGRSVAYGPTGGYAVASPAVARTVSTYHAAPAVTAVGAAPAIASFAAAPVATVAAAPAVSGLTTYQSAPVVSAAPAVATVAHAAPALSRVATYQSTPVLAVAPAVTSVAAAPAISRFATYQAAPSVAAVANTAVTKVFQSSPVVAAAPAVSRISTYQAAPALTGAYQSAPAVANFAAARPVSRFNTYQSAPSVAAIAAPAVTKVFQSAPVLAAAPTVSRLTSYQAAPSVAAVAAPAVTKVFQSAPVVAAAPALATVAAGPAVATYQSAPVVGAAPAVATFSQVAPAVATIAHAAPAIATTTLHHAPAVATVAHAAPALAGYNALPVYGYGIGTLGYGAGHYGLGHGIGVYGLNYGYGLGTPFGYNTLLRRKK, encoded by the exons ATG TTCCGTGCTTGCATCGTCCTGGCCCTGGCCACCAGCGCCTTCGCTGGCTTCCTCCATGGTAACGTGCATGGTAGCTACGCCTTCGGGCAGGGCGCTGGCCTTACCAGCTACGGCCTCAGCCACGGAATCGGCTACTCCGGCCTCACCGGCTTCGGAGTTGGTCGCAGTGTCGCCTATGGCCCAACTGGTGGCTACGCTGTCGCATCCCCAGCGGTTGCTCGTACCGTGTCTACCTACCATGCTGCTCCCGCCGTGACCGCTGTTGGCGCTGCCCCCGCTATCGCATCGTTCGCCGCTGCTCCAGTCGCCACTGTCGCTGCTGCCCCAGCTGTGTCCGGCTTGACCACCTACCAGTCCGCCCCAGTtgtttccgctgctccagctgtcGCCACCGTggcccacgctgccccagctctgTCTCGCGTCGCCACCTACCAGTCTACCCCAGTGTTGGCTGTGGCCCCTGCTGTCACCAGCGTTGCCGCTGCCCCGGCTATTTCCCGTTTCGCAACCTACCAGGCTGCCCCATCTGTAGCCGCTGTCGCAAATACAGCTGTCACGAAGGTCTTCCAGTCTTCTCCAGTAGTTGCTGCTGCCCCCGCTGTTTCTCGCATTTCCACGTACCAGGCCGCTCCAGCTCTCACTGGTGCCTACCAATCCGCTCCAGCTGTTGCCAACTTTGCTGCCGCCCGACCTGTTTCTCGTTTCAACACCTACCagtctgccccatctgtcgccgCCATCGCTGCTCCAGCTGTCACCAAGGTCTTTCAGTCTGCTCCAGTACTTGCTGCTGCTCCAACTGTTTCCCGTCTGACTTCCTATCAGGCGGCCCCATCTGTCGCTGCTGTCGCGGCACCAGCTGTGACAAAGGTATTCCAGTCTGCACCAGTCGTTGCCGCTGCCCCTGCCCTGGCCACCGTCGCCGCTGGTCCAGCCGTCGCCACTTACCAGTCCGCCCCAGTTGTGGGCGCTGCCCCTGCGGTCGCCACATTTTCCCAGGTTGCTCCAGCCGTCGCCACCAttgcccacgctgccccagctaTTGCCACCACCACTCTCCACCATGCCCCAGCTGTCGCCACCGTTGCAcacgctgccccagctctggCAGGTTACAACGCTCTCCCAGTGTACGGCTACGGTATTGGCACCCTTGGATATGGTGCCGGTCACTACGGCCTTGGCCATGGAATTGGAGTCTATGGCCTGAATTACGGCTATGGCCTTGGTACTCCCTTCGGCTACAACACCCTTCTCCGCAGGAAGAAGT aA